From Balneolales bacterium ANBcel1:
CCCACTCCATCAGTTTTGACGGCAGGGCAAGCCGGTTGTTTTTATCGAGCGACAGATCTTCAGCAGATCTCAGAAAATTTCTTAAAACAGTCCGGTTCATGAACCGAAATTCATTGACACCGGACAAGCGATTCTCCACTTTTTGCCAGTACTCTTCCGGATAGAGAAGCAGGCATCGCTCAAGCCCCCTCAGTATTGTAAAATTATCCTGCCCCTGAGGCGGCAAATATTTACGCAACCGTGCCGGGAAGCTGACGCGACCTTTACTGTCGATAGAGTGATCGTATTCTCCTTTGAAGCTTGCCACGGTTCCGTCCGTTCTGAAGAAATCTGCCGGTTTTTTGATTGCTATCAGGCAGAAAAGTTGCACAATCTCCCACAACTTCCCACCTTATCCCACAAAGTAGGCTATTTTGGAAATAGAAGTCAAGCAAAAACCTGTTTTTCCGGTAACAATTTTATAATGATCTGATGGACATTGGGTGACAAGCCTCTGAAATCGAATCAAAATCACGAATGTACATTATTAGCACACATATCCTGTACATAGCAGATGTTCTGGTGGGAGATTTTCCCATGAAAATGCAGTATGCTGCAATATCAGACTGTCCATGTATTCCGCCGGGCCGTATTCGGGATGGAATAACCGGGGCCAGCGGGAATCCACCTGGAAGAAAAGGCAAACCGTGCGGAGGCGACAGACCTGTTCCAGGTTTGCGGGTCCATCATTCAGGGTGTATACCGCCGGCACGGAAACGTACCCTTCGGACAGACCTGTTTCAGGCTGGCGGACCATTCCGGCAGCATGGGTCGGTTGGAGGCGAATCTATTTCAGCAGGCGGCGGCTGATTTTCTGGATATCTCCAAGCACACCGGCGGCGGTTACTTCCTTGCCGGCTCCGGGACCCTGAATGATGAGCGGATTATCGTAATATCTCCTGGTTCGGATGGAAATCAGGTTGTTGGTATCCGAAAGGGTGCCCAACGCTGACGATTTGGGCACCGAGGCGATCCCCACTTTTACAACTCCCTCCTCAAGATGTCCGGTATAGCGCAGCACTTCCCCACGCTCGCGGGCCTGATCCACCCGTACTTTCCAGGCCTCGTTTTGCTCCTCCAGCCGTTCGAAAAACTGATCCTGGGGGATGGATTTCAGCGCGTCCGGAATCAGGTTTTCGACTTCGATGTCCTCTCGTTCAAACCTCAGGCCGATGGTTCGGGCAAGGATCAGGAATTTGCGGGCCACATCCTCACCAGAGAGGTCGTCCCTGGGGTCGGGCTCCGAAATTCCGGTTTTCCTGGCCGTGCGCACCACTTCGTCAAACGGAATCCCTTCCTCCAGCTTGCTGAAAAGGAAGGTCATGGTTCCGGAGACAACTCCGGATATGCTGATGATTTCATCCCCGCTGCGCATCAGGTCCTTGAGAGTCTGTATGACCGGCAGTCCGGCTCCCACGGTTGTTTCGTAGAGATAGTGGGTGCGTTTGTTCACCGTGTAGCTGAGCAGCTCGTCAAAAAACTCCTGCTCGAAACTGTTGGCCCGCTTACTCGGGGTCACCACATGGATGCCGTTCCTCAGCAGCCGGGGATACATCCGGGCGACCTCAGCATTTCCGGTGGCATCCACAAAAACCGACCGGTAGGGATACTCCTTGATGAGGTGATCCACGATAAACTCCCAGTCGGTGGGCTGCCCCTCCTCCACCCGGTCAGGCACCCTGGCCGCAGGGATGCCCAGCGGGTTCCAGGCCATCTTCCGAGAATTGCAGGCGCCGATGATGCTCAGATCGACTTTGGGGTCTTCCAGCCCGTGCAGAATATCGAGTACCTTGCCGCCGATGGCTCCCATGCCGGCGATAAACAGGCGGACCCGGTGTGTATGGATGCAGAAATGGTCATTGAGCAGGCGAACCGCCATTTCCGCTTCCCCGTTTTTCAGCAGCAGGCTCAGGTGGCGGTTGGCCAGGCCTTTCGCCATACCAAGCGGGGCGATACCATTCTCGCCCAGCACCGACAAAACCGCACCGCTGATACCCAGGTCACGCTCCAGTTTTTCACCGATTACCGTGACCATGGAAACGTTGTCCAAAATGTGTGGCGTGTCGATGAGGCCGGTGCCATACTCGGTTTCAAACTCGTCGAGAAGGGCCGAGCGCGCATCCTCGGCCTGATGGACATGCACCACCACCGTGATGCCGTAATCGGAGGATGCGGCGGCATGAAACAGGATCGAAATATCGTGGTGATCCAGCGCCTTGAGAGCCCGGTAGCTCATCTCATGGATGCGATCGAGTCCGCGGCTGCGCAGCGCAATGGCAACAATGTTCTTCTTCAGCGATACGGAGCGAAGGCGGCCCGGCGTTTCCCGGTAGTCCCTGGTTATGACCGTCCCGTTATTCTCCGGGTTCATCGTATTCTTGATCAGGATCGGAATGTTGCGCGCCTGAAGCGGTAGCACGGTGCGCGGGTGGAGCACCTTGGCTCCGAAATGGGACATTTCCGCGATTTCCGAGTAGTGGAGCTGTGGGATAGTGACGGCGGTCGGCACGATATCGGGATCGGCGGTAAGCACGCCGTTCACATCGGTCCAGATCTGGACCTCCTGCGCGTCAAGCGCTTCGCCGAACAGGCTGGCGGTATAGTCGGAACCGGAGCGGCCCAGTGTGGTGATCTCCTTGTCTGTGGTTGATCCGATAAATCCGGTAATCACCGGGACCTGCCCCTCAATCGGGTGCATCGCCTCGCGGATCAGGTGCAAGGTGGTGATGGTATCCACGTCGGCATCCCCGAAGCGGTTGTTGGTACGCACCAGCTTGTGCGTATCGAACGCCTGCGACGACTGGCCGGCAGCGATCAGTGCCGCGGAAAAAATCCGGGAAGAGAGGCGTTCGCCGTAGGAGACAATGCTGTCGCTGATTCGGCCGGTTACCGCCGGCTGCTGTTCCAGATCGATCAACTCCCCCTCCAGCTCATCCAGCAAAGCACGGATGGCCTCGTACAGACCCGATGCGCGTTCCGGATCCAGTGCCTCATAGGTTTCCAGATGGCGTTTTCGAAGTGACCCAAACCGTTCCCGCCAGGCACCCCCGGAATTGACGGCCAGCTGCATCAGGGACAAAAGCTCGTCGGTGACGCCGCCGAGAGCAGAGACCACAACTGCTATTTCCGCCGTTTTCTTCTGCTCGTTTACAATAGTTACAGCATTCCGGATGCGATGGACATCATACAGGGACGTCCCTCCGAACTTAACAATACGCAGCATATTTCAGGTCAGGGATAAATGATATTTGCGAGACAATTCCGGGAAATGAGATTTAACAAGATTTTGAATTTCTTCAAACTCAATAAGAAAAGCGTCGTGGCCGTTTTCGGACTCCAGTTCGGCATAGCGACCGTTTGCCAGGAGTGCGGCAAGTTCTTTCTGTTCGTCTACCGGGTACAGCACATCCGAGCTGATTCCGATAACCAGTACGGGAATTTCAACATTTCCGAGCACCTCTTCAAACGAACCGCGGCTACGGGACACATCGTGGCTGTCCATGGCCACTGTAAGCCGATGGTAGGTAACCGCATCGAACCGCTCGACCAGTTTGTAGCCCTGGTAGTTCAGGTAGGATTCCACCTGGAAGCACGGTTTGTCCTGCTGCTGGTTTCTGCCGAATCGTTTTCCGAACGATTTGGCGCTGCGGTAGGTAATCATGCCCATCATGCGGGCGGCCGCGAGTCCGTCGGCCGGAGGATCCTCCGGCGGATAGTGCCCGTCTCTCCATTTCGGGTCGCTGGTGAGCGCTTTGCGCTGTGCTTCGCCGACCCCGATGGCCCAGGCCGAATGATCCTTTCCCATGGCGATGAGCACAAGCTGCTCCGGCCGGCTGTCCATGATCCCGAATTCCAGGGCCTGCATTCCCCCCATGGACGCTCCGATTGCGAACCGGATTCTGCTCACACCGAGATGATCCAGAAGCCGCTGCTGCACCCGAACCATGTCGCGGATGGTTACGACGGGGAAATCCCCGCCATAACGCTTTCCGGTCTTCGGGTTTATGGTCAACGGACCGGTAGTTCCGTAGCAGCTGCCCAGCACGTTGCTGCAGATGATATAATGCTCGTCGGGGTCCAGCAGCCGGCCCTTGCCGAAAAATCCGGTCAGCCATTTATCGGCCGAAGCATGGCCGGTAAGGGCGTGGAAGACCACCACGACATTACTCATATCCGCATTCGGAGTACCCCAGGTGTTGTATGCGATTTCGAGTTCCGGAAAAGTGAAACCGGCTTCGGTTACAAACGGTTCAGGGTCCTTGCAGATGATGGAATCGGGATGATGGGACATAATTGCCTACGGTTTCAAGTCGATTTTGCAAACGCCTGTTCAAAGTCCTGGATGATGTCGTCGATATGCTCCAGGCCAACTGACACACGCACAAGCTCTTCCGTTACTCCGCTGGAACGCTGTTCTTCATCGGAGAGCTGCTGGTGTGTTGTGGATGCGGGGTGGATCACCAGTGTTTTGGCATCTCCGACATTGGCAAGATGGCTGGCCAGAACAGTGCTGTCGATGAACTTCCTGCCCGCCTCGTAGCCGCCTTTAATGCCAAAGGTCAGAACCGCGCCGAACTTGCCTTCGTTCAAATATTTTTTCGCCGGCTCGTGATACTTATGACCGGGCAGTCCGGCGTAGCTGACCCACTCCACATTGTCATTTTGATCCAGCCATTGTGCCAGCTTGAGAGCGTTTTCGCAATGCCGTTCCACACGCAGCGAAAGAGTTTCGATACCCTGAAGCAGTAAAAAGCTGTTAAACGGAGATTGCGACGGACCAAAGTCCCGCAGTCCTTCCACTCGCGCGCGGATGGCAAACGCGATATTGCCGAACGGGCCGTCTTCACCAAACACTTCCCAGAAATTGAGTCCGTGATAGCCGGGTGAGGGTTGGTCGAACAGTGGAAATTTGCCATTGCCCCAATTGAAATTGCCTGCATCCACCAGAACACCGCCGATGGATGTGCCATGTCCGCCTATCCATTTGGTTGCGGATGAGACCACGATGTTGGCACCGAAATCGATCGGGCGGGCGATGGCACCGGCCGCTCCAAAGGTATTATCCACAATAAGCGGTATTCCGTGTTTTTCGGCGACTTTGGCCAGTCCTTCAAGATCGGGCACATTCGATTTGGGATTGCCGAGGGATTCGACATAAATCGCTTTGGTCTTGTCGTCGATCCGTTTTTCAAATGCGGCCGGGTCGTCCTCCTCCACAAATTTCACATCGATGCCGAGCCTCGGAAGCGACACTTTGAACTGGTTGTAGGTACCGCCGTACAAATTACTCGTGGAGATGATGTTATCGCCGGCCTGGGCGATGGTGATGATGGTCAGGAACTGGGCGGCCTGCCCCGAGGAGGTGGCCACTGCGGCAACGCCGCCTTCCAGTGCGGCGATCCGCTTTTCAAACACATCGTTCGTCGGATTCATGATCCGCGAGTAGATGTTGCCGAACTCTTTGAGTCCGAAAAGCGAAGCGGCGTGCTCCGAACTGTCGAATACGTAGGAGGTTGTCTGATAGATCGGTACGGCCCGCGCATTGGTGGCCGGATCTTTTTCCTGGCCTGCGTGCAGCTGAAGTGTTTCGAATCGATATGCTGGTTTGTTGTCGCTCATGGGGTTGTTCTGTTTGCAGAAAGTTTTGGTTATGGTTGATAATGGATGTCAAAAAAAAAGCCTCAACCGGTGCCGATTCCGGAAGAGGCTTTCATTAAAAACCATCTTCCCTCATCTTTCCCTCGGAACAAACGAT
This genomic window contains:
- a CDS encoding division/cell wall cluster transcriptional repressor MraZ, which gives rise to MASFKGEYDHSIDSKGRVSFPARLRKYLPPQGQDNFTILRGLERCLLLYPEEYWQKVENRLSGVNEFRFMNRTVLRNFLRSAEDLSLDKNNRLALPSKLMEWAGINSRVIFIGMGDSIELWAPDVLAKADEELDPETYRNMFENVMGDGLTQ
- the thrA gene encoding bifunctional aspartate kinase/homoserine dehydrogenase I, which translates into the protein MLRIVKFGGTSLYDVHRIRNAVTIVNEQKKTAEIAVVVSALGGVTDELLSLMQLAVNSGGAWRERFGSLRKRHLETYEALDPERASGLYEAIRALLDELEGELIDLEQQPAVTGRISDSIVSYGERLSSRIFSAALIAAGQSSQAFDTHKLVRTNNRFGDADVDTITTLHLIREAMHPIEGQVPVITGFIGSTTDKEITTLGRSGSDYTASLFGEALDAQEVQIWTDVNGVLTADPDIVPTAVTIPQLHYSEIAEMSHFGAKVLHPRTVLPLQARNIPILIKNTMNPENNGTVITRDYRETPGRLRSVSLKKNIVAIALRSRGLDRIHEMSYRALKALDHHDISILFHAAASSDYGITVVVHVHQAEDARSALLDEFETEYGTGLIDTPHILDNVSMVTVIGEKLERDLGISGAVLSVLGENGIAPLGMAKGLANRHLSLLLKNGEAEMAVRLLNDHFCIHTHRVRLFIAGMGAIGGKVLDILHGLEDPKVDLSIIGACNSRKMAWNPLGIPAARVPDRVEEGQPTDWEFIVDHLIKEYPYRSVFVDATGNAEVARMYPRLLRNGIHVVTPSKRANSFEQEFFDELLSYTVNKRTHYLYETTVGAGLPVIQTLKDLMRSGDEIISISGVVSGTMTFLFSKLEEGIPFDEVVRTARKTGISEPDPRDDLSGEDVARKFLILARTIGLRFEREDIEVENLIPDALKSIPQDQFFERLEEQNEAWKVRVDQARERGEVLRYTGHLEEGVVKVGIASVPKSSALGTLSDTNNLISIRTRRYYDNPLIIQGPGAGKEVTAAGVLGDIQKISRRLLK
- the metX gene encoding homoserine O-acetyltransferase codes for the protein MSHHPDSIICKDPEPFVTEAGFTFPELEIAYNTWGTPNADMSNVVVVFHALTGHASADKWLTGFFGKGRLLDPDEHYIICSNVLGSCYGTTGPLTINPKTGKRYGGDFPVVTIRDMVRVQQRLLDHLGVSRIRFAIGASMGGMQALEFGIMDSRPEQLVLIAMGKDHSAWAIGVGEAQRKALTSDPKWRDGHYPPEDPPADGLAAARMMGMITYRSAKSFGKRFGRNQQQDKPCFQVESYLNYQGYKLVERFDAVTYHRLTVAMDSHDVSRSRGSFEEVLGNVEIPVLVIGISSDVLYPVDEQKELAALLANGRYAELESENGHDAFLIEFEEIQNLVKSHFPELSRKYHLSLT
- a CDS encoding O-acetylhomoserine aminocarboxypropyltransferase/cysteine synthase — translated: MSDNKPAYRFETLQLHAGQEKDPATNARAVPIYQTTSYVFDSSEHAASLFGLKEFGNIYSRIMNPTNDVFEKRIAALEGGVAAVATSSGQAAQFLTIITIAQAGDNIISTSNLYGGTYNQFKVSLPRLGIDVKFVEEDDPAAFEKRIDDKTKAIYVESLGNPKSNVPDLEGLAKVAEKHGIPLIVDNTFGAAGAIARPIDFGANIVVSSATKWIGGHGTSIGGVLVDAGNFNWGNGKFPLFDQPSPGYHGLNFWEVFGEDGPFGNIAFAIRARVEGLRDFGPSQSPFNSFLLLQGIETLSLRVERHCENALKLAQWLDQNDNVEWVSYAGLPGHKYHEPAKKYLNEGKFGAVLTFGIKGGYEAGRKFIDSTVLASHLANVGDAKTLVIHPASTTHQQLSDEEQRSSGVTEELVRVSVGLEHIDDIIQDFEQAFAKST